From the Ruminiclostridium josui JCM 17888 genome, one window contains:
- a CDS encoding metallophosphoesterase family protein → MKQVSFIHTADIHLDAPFSSLGDKEKADIRRQELENCLKNIIDRARIQNINLLIISGDFFEESCVRGSTLIGARNLFSELYETEVVIIPGNHDPLKENSYYNTLSWSDNVHILTDSNRVLFLEKFNTCIFNMGAVGRVVDDYSSLKEKSVSENTFNILVFHGTVNMPFEESNYNAIGSKEIFDLGMDYVALGHMHNYIRYQNEKCTVINPGSPEPMGFDEEGVHGFVQGNIVVTDKNTKFVEANFVPLNGRKYHNIELDVTGCKSNEEIIQKLSIDDNIDFFNKDLYSLTLKGFIPKNFTPDIKCLMEFIKNKCFYIRIKIETSIQFDYEEYLEDPGIKGEFVRMLMDMQENEDSPERKEILYMAIQLGLQAMENNRVD, encoded by the coding sequence GTGAAACAGGTGTCATTTATACATACTGCGGATATACATCTTGATGCGCCTTTTTCATCACTTGGAGATAAGGAAAAAGCGGATATCAGGAGACAGGAATTGGAAAACTGTCTTAAAAACATAATTGATAGGGCTAGAATTCAAAATATAAATTTGCTAATAATTAGTGGTGATTTTTTTGAGGAAAGTTGTGTACGCGGTTCTACTCTAATAGGGGCAAGAAATCTTTTTTCAGAGCTTTATGAAACAGAGGTTGTAATTATCCCCGGTAATCATGACCCGTTGAAAGAAAACTCCTATTACAATACACTAAGTTGGAGTGATAATGTACATATTCTTACGGATTCAAATCGGGTATTGTTCTTGGAAAAGTTCAATACCTGTATTTTTAATATGGGAGCAGTTGGCAGAGTAGTAGACGATTATTCAAGTCTTAAGGAAAAAAGTGTTTCAGAAAATACATTTAACATACTAGTTTTTCATGGTACCGTTAATATGCCTTTTGAAGAGAGCAACTATAATGCCATAGGTTCTAAAGAAATTTTCGATTTGGGTATGGATTATGTTGCCCTTGGACATATGCACAATTATATAAGGTATCAGAACGAAAAATGTACGGTTATAAATCCCGGAAGTCCGGAGCCAATGGGCTTTGACGAAGAAGGAGTACATGGTTTTGTTCAAGGGAATATTGTGGTTACAGATAAAAACACAAAATTTGTTGAGGCAAATTTTGTGCCGCTTAACGGCAGAAAGTACCACAATATAGAACTAGATGTTACTGGATGTAAAAGTAATGAGGAGATTATTCAAAAATTATCTATAGACGATAATATAGATTTTTTTAATAAGGATTTATATAGCCTTACACTAAAGGGATTTATTCCTAAGAATTTCACACCTGATATAAAATGTCTGATGGAGTTTATAAAAAATAAATGTTTTTATATAAGGATAAAGATTGAAACTTCTATTCAGTTCGACTATGAAGAGTATCTTGAGGACCCTGGCATAAAAGGTGAGTTTGTCAGGATGCTTATGGATATGCAGGAGAATGAAGACTCACCAGAGAGAAAAGAGATTTTGTACATGGCTATACAGTTGGGGTTGCAGGCTATGGAAAACAACAGGGTAGACTAA
- a CDS encoding C40 family peptidase: MRKNLLIYIFAITTTLILILSGCGSREIPVTKNEQYLSGITEDNAAVINDAVVDVFTHNDILSKRLTQALFNQIVKVVSQEGSWTKIMMLDGTTGWVKSKYISRDTSCVTDGRINNKIVVTAKTVYVYTGTGNDIKYKQVVLGTELYSIGKTKTGYDVLLPENKKGWVEDGGVIAVPSTQNSIPKTSAEGFIQTVKKFEGTIYIIGGVSRWGIDSPGLCYVSSRINGVDIPRDVKEIAKTGISVALEEMKPGDLLMFSTDNVKKDVSDVGIYTGNNEFIHSSPSRGVVTESLEDSYYKNRIVSIRRIF, from the coding sequence ATGAGAAAAAATTTACTTATTTATATATTTGCTATTACAACAACGCTTATATTAATATTATCCGGATGTGGAAGTAGGGAAATCCCTGTTACAAAAAATGAACAGTATTTAAGCGGTATAACTGAAGATAATGCTGCTGTTATTAATGATGCCGTCGTTGATGTATTCACCCATAATGACATTTTGAGTAAAAGGCTTACCCAAGCCCTTTTTAATCAAATAGTAAAGGTTGTATCTCAGGAAGGTTCATGGACTAAAATTATGATGTTGGATGGAACGACAGGGTGGGTCAAGAGTAAGTACATCAGCAGGGATACCAGTTGTGTTACAGACGGGAGAATTAATAACAAAATAGTAGTAACAGCAAAAACTGTCTATGTTTATACAGGGACAGGAAATGACATAAAATATAAGCAGGTAGTTCTTGGAACGGAACTTTATTCTATTGGTAAAACAAAAACGGGATATGATGTTCTCTTGCCAGAAAATAAAAAAGGTTGGGTTGAGGATGGTGGAGTAATAGCAGTACCTTCAACACAGAATAGTATACCTAAAACTTCTGCAGAAGGGTTTATTCAAACTGTCAAAAAATTTGAAGGGACCATATATATTATTGGTGGTGTCAGCAGATGGGGAATTGATTCCCCTGGACTCTGTTATGTAAGTAGTAGAATTAACGGAGTAGATATACCCCGTGATGTTAAAGAGATAGCAAAGACTGGTATAAGTGTTGCATTAGAGGAAATGAAACCTGGAGACCTTCTCATGTTCAGTACTGATAATGTTAAAAAGGACGTCTCTGATGTAGGTATTTATACAGGAAATAACGAATTTA
- a CDS encoding ATP-binding protein: MKIDRLHVRGFGKLHNFSCDFSDALNVIYGHNESGKSTLMAYIKAMLYGVKGGRAGKNGMLPESKRYKPWSSNQYGGYMNIKLDNGELYRIDRDFLANKVNLYDSSFNDISDNFIDIRDINSIGEKLVGLNENLFERTVFIKQMGTRIDTATSKDLVDRISNIQQSGFEDISYVKAQNALKEALKRQVGTDRSYTRPLDIINQRLTELQEKKVNLLNDKKRLEDLKEKQKDISFKIDKLKLKSRLLNRIIDYCKLKEKLNLLNEKKEELLFLEESIRQAHENITKLEEDKKAAIFHLNNNHSNEDKKLTGIDIALMICATAVLAVGIASFIFNIFSPLFTLIPFLSALILFALRMRNIKRKGKMLQKSREDELNGQIAQFDERIAQNKSQYHKLLNRIEALKANNGGESSELLEREISSIYIEIMKNKQEMEDNLSPYEKEFMELIARGYYNGLLAMAVDFNKNVLLDIQRLETEYNTVAQTIKNTGTDSIFDIENEINRLSHQKKSLDCKREALNIAINTLEAAAVQVRKKYVPVMNKVLNNTFSGLTSQKYNDVRTGDNLKIMLDNPETKTLVPVSMLSDGTIDQIYLALRVAISETVLKNHECMPFIMDEPFAQYDDERTFNALKYIVNISKKQQVIIFTCKKREVELISSEFPCKICSLT; encoded by the coding sequence ATGAAAATTGATAGACTCCATGTAAGGGGATTTGGTAAACTTCATAATTTTAGTTGTGACTTTTCGGATGCTTTAAATGTTATTTATGGGCATAATGAGAGCGGTAAATCCACTCTTATGGCGTATATAAAAGCTATGCTGTATGGAGTAAAGGGTGGAAGAGCTGGAAAAAATGGTATGTTGCCTGAAAGCAAGAGATATAAGCCATGGAGCAGTAACCAGTACGGTGGGTATATGAATATTAAGCTGGATAATGGTGAATTATATCGCATCGATAGAGACTTTCTTGCTAATAAAGTAAATTTATATGATTCTTCTTTTAATGATATTTCAGATAATTTTATTGATATAAGAGATATAAATAGTATTGGCGAGAAACTGGTAGGACTTAATGAGAATCTTTTTGAAAGAACTGTGTTTATTAAGCAAATGGGGACCAGAATTGATACTGCAACGTCAAAAGACCTTGTAGACAGAATCTCAAATATACAGCAGAGTGGATTTGAGGACATATCGTACGTAAAAGCGCAAAATGCTCTTAAGGAGGCATTAAAGCGTCAGGTTGGAACAGATAGAAGTTATACAAGGCCTCTGGATATTATAAACCAACGTTTAACTGAATTACAGGAGAAAAAGGTTAACCTGCTAAATGATAAAAAGAGACTTGAGGATTTAAAAGAAAAACAGAAGGATATATCTTTTAAAATAGACAAATTAAAGTTAAAGAGCAGACTGCTAAACAGGATAATAGATTATTGTAAACTTAAGGAGAAATTAAATTTATTAAATGAAAAAAAGGAAGAATTACTCTTTCTTGAGGAATCCATCCGTCAAGCCCATGAAAACATAACTAAGCTTGAAGAGGACAAAAAAGCGGCAATATTTCATCTAAATAATAATCATTCAAACGAAGACAAAAAGTTAACAGGGATAGATATAGCTTTGATGATATGTGCCACTGCTGTGCTGGCAGTAGGAATAGCATCATTTATTTTTAACATATTCAGCCCTTTATTTACTTTGATACCTTTTTTATCAGCTCTTATTCTTTTTGCTTTAAGAATGAGGAATATAAAAAGGAAAGGGAAAATGCTGCAAAAGAGCAGAGAAGATGAATTAAATGGTCAGATAGCACAATTTGACGAAAGAATAGCTCAAAATAAGAGCCAATATCATAAACTTTTAAATAGAATCGAAGCTCTAAAAGCTAATAATGGAGGGGAATCCTCTGAACTTCTTGAAAGAGAGATATCAAGTATATATATTGAGATTATGAAGAATAAGCAAGAGATGGAAGATAATCTCTCTCCCTATGAAAAAGAATTTATGGAGCTTATTGCAAGGGGTTATTATAACGGTTTGCTGGCAATGGCTGTTGATTTTAATAAAAATGTTTTGCTGGATATTCAAAGGTTGGAGACTGAATATAATACAGTTGCTCAAACTATTAAAAATACCGGTACAGACAGCATTTTTGACATTGAAAACGAAATCAACCGGTTGAGTCACCAAAAGAAAAGTCTGGACTGTAAAAGAGAGGCTCTGAATATTGCTATAAATACATTAGAGGCCGCAGCTGTGCAGGTTAGAAAAAAATATGTACCTGTAATGAATAAAGTATTAAATAATACTTTTTCCGGTCTTACATCTCAAAAATATAACGATGTAAGAACAGGAGACAATCTTAAAATTATGCTTGATAACCCAGAGACAAAGACATTGGTTCCTGTTTCAATGTTAAGTGATGGGACTATTGATCAGATATATCTGGCACTAAGGGTTGCTATTTCAGAGACAGTACTTAAAAATCACGAGTGCATGCCATTTATAATGGATGAACCCTTTGCACAGTATGATGATGAAAGGACATTTAATGCTCTAAAATATATTGTGAATATAAGCAAAAAGCAGCAGGTAATCATATTTACCTGTAAAAAGAGGGAAGTAGAACTTATTAGCAGTGAATTCCCTTGTAAAATCTGCTCATTGACATAG